The nucleotide sequence CTGGGCGTAAAGAGCACGTAGGCTGTTAATTAAGTCAGATGTGAAATCCCTAAGCTTAACTTAGGAACTGCATTTGAAACTGATTAACTTGAGTTTCATAGAGGGGGGTAGAATTCCAGGTGTAGCGGTGAAATGCGTAGATATCTGGAGGAATACCAGTGGCGAAGGCGACCCCCTGGATGAATACTGACGCTCAGGTGCGAAAGCATGGGGAGCAAACAGGATTAGATACCCTGGTAGTCCATGCCGTAAACAATGTCGACTTGAAGGTTGTAAGTTTGACTTATAGCTTTCGTAGCTAACGCGTTAAGTCGACCGCCTGGGGAGTACGACCGCAAGGTTAAAACTCAAATGAATTGACGGGGGCCCGCACAAGCGGTGGAGCATGTGGTTTAATTCGATGCAACGCGAAAAACCTTACCTGGTCTTGACATCCATGGAATTTAATAGAGATATTTTAGTGCCTTCGGGAACCATGAGACAGGTGCTGCATGGCTGTCGTCAGCTCGTGTTGTGAAATGTTGGGTTAAGTCCCGCAACGAGCGCAACCCTTATCCTTTGTTGCCATCAGTTCGGCTGGGAACTCAAAGGAGACTGCCGGTGATAAACCGGAGGAAGGTGAGGACGACGTCAAGTCATCATGGCCCTTACGACCAGGGCTACACACGTGCTACAATGGTATATACAAAGGGAAGCATCCTCGCAAGAGTAAGCGAATCTCATAAAATATATCTTAGTTCGGATTGGAGTCTGCAACTCGACTCTATGAAGTCGGAATCGCTAGTAATCGTAGATCAGAATGCTACGGTGAATACGTTCCCGGGCCTTGTACACACCGCCCGTCACACCATGGGAGTGGGTTGTAAAAGAAGTAAGTTGCTTAACCTTTTTTTTTAGGAGGGCGCTTACCACTTTATGATTCATAACTGGGGTGAAGTCGTAACAAGGTAACCGTAGGGGAACCTGTGGTTGGATCACCTCCTTTACTGTAANNNNNNNNNNNNNNNNNNNNNNNNNNNNNNNNNNNNNNNNNNNNNNNNNNNNNNNNNNNNNNNNNNNNNNNNNNNNNNNNNNNNNNNNNNNNNNNNNCATTATTAATCGATGATATCCGAATGGGGAAACCTAATATATTTAATCATATATTATCGTTATTTGAATACATAGAATAACGAAGTAAACCAGGAGAACTGAAACATCTAAGTATCCTGAGGAAAAGAAATCAATAGAGATTTCCTTAGTAGTGGCGAGCGAACAGGAAAAAGCCCAGAGATATATGTATTTATTGTGTTAGTAGAAATAACTGGAAAGTTATACAATATAGGGTGATAGTCCCGTATATTAAAATATAATAAATATAATCTCGAAGAGTAGAACGAGACACGTGAAATCTTGTTTGAATATAGGGGGATCATCCTCTAAGGCTAAATACTACTGACTGACCGATAGTGAACTAGTACCGTGAGGGAAAGGTGAAAAGAACCCCGGTTAGGGGAGTGAAATAGAACCTGAAATCATATACGTACAAGCAGTAGGAGCATTTTTAAAAAAATGTGACTGCGTACCTTTTGTATAATGGGTCAGCGAGTTATATTTTGTAGCAAGGTTAACTGTATAAGGAAGCCGTAGGGAAACCGAGTCTTAAAAGGGCGTTCAGTTGCAAGATATAGACCCGAAACCCGGTGATCTAACCATGAGCAGGTTGAAGGTTTGGTAATTCTTACTGGAGGACCGAACCGACTAATGTTGAAAAATTAGCGGATGACTTGTGGTTAGGGGTGAAAGGCCAATCAAACCGGGAGATAGCTGGTTCTCCCCGAAAGCTATTTAGGTAGCGCCTCGTGTAATTCATATTCGGGGGTAGAGCTCTGTTTCGGTTAGGGAATCTTCCAGATTTACCAATCCGATGCAAACTTCAAATACCGAATAATGCTATCACGGGAGACACACAGCGGGTGCTAACGTCCGTTGTGGAGAGGGAAACAACCCAGATCGCTAGCTAAGGTCCCTAAGTTATAATTAAGTGGGAAACGAAGTGGGAAGGCATAAACAGCCAGGATGTTGGCTTAGAAGCAGCCATCATTTAAAGAAAGCGTAATAGCTCACTGGTCTAGTCGTCCTGCGCGGAAGATTTAACGGGGCTAAATTATACACCGAAGCTGCGACAATAAATATTTTTTTTTATTGGGTAGGGGAGCGTTCTGTAAGTTGCTGAAGATAAGTTGTGAAATTTATTGGAAATATCAGAAGTGCGAATGCTGACATGAGTAACGATAAAATAGGTGAAAAACCTATTCGCCGAAAGACTAAGGGTTCCTATCCAACGGTAATCGGGGTAGGGTAAGTCGAAACCTAAGATGAGGCTGAAAAGCGTAATCGATGGACAACAGGTTAATATTCCTGTACTCATTATTATCGCGAAGGGGGGACGAAGAAGGTTAGATTAGCCAAGTGATGGTAGTCTTGGTTTAAACGTTTAGATGGATTATTTAGGAAAATCCGAATAATTAACAACATTAAGGCGTGATGACGAAATACTTTACTGTATTTAAGTAATTAATACCATGCTTACAAGAAAATCCTCTAAGCTCTAAATAATATTGAATCGTACTCTAAACCGACACAGGTGGTCAGGTAGAGAATACTAAGGCGCTTGAGAGAACTCAGGTGAAGGAACTAGGCAAAATAGTGCCGTAACTTCGGGAGAAGGCACGCTGATTGTAAGTGAAGAAATTTACTTTTGGAGCTGAAATCAGTCTAAGATAATAGCTGGCTGCAACTGTTTATTAAAAACACAGCACTGTGCAAACACGTAAGTGGACGTATACGGTGTGACGCCTGCCCGGTGCCGGAAGGTTAATTGATGGGGTTATTATTTTAATAAGAAGCTCCTGATCGAAGCCCCGGTAAACGGCGGCCGTAACTATAACGGTCCTAAGGTAGCGAAATTCCTTGTCGGGTAAGTTCCGACCTGCACGAATGGCGTAATGATGGCCAGACTGTCTCCACCTGAGACTCAGTGAAATTGAAATTGCTGTGAAGATGCAGTGTACCCGCGGCAAGACGGAAAGACCCCGTGAACCTTTACTATAGCTTGATATTGATTAATAGATATTGATGTGTAGGATAGGTGGGAGACAACGAAGTATCAACGCTAGTTGATATGGAGTCAACCTTGAAATACCACCCTTTAATATTTATTATTCTAACCTAAACCCGTGATCCGGGTTAGAGACAGTGTCTGGTGGGTAGTTTGACTGGGGCGGTCTCCTCCTAAAAAGTAACGGAGGAGTACTAAGGTCAGCTAATCACGGTTGGAAATCGTGAGGTTAGTACAAAGGCAAAAGCTGGCTTAACTGTAAGAATGACAATTCGAACAGATGCGAAAGCAGGTCTTAGTGATCCGGTGGTTCTGTATGATAAGGCCATCGCTCAACGGATAAAAGGTACTCCGGGGATAACAGGCTAATACCGCCCAAGAGTTCATATCGACGGCGGTGTTTGGCACCTCGATGTCGGCTCATCACATCCTGGGGCTGTAGTAGGTCCCAAGGGTATGGCTGTTCGCCATTTAAAGTGGTACGCGAGCTGGGTTTAGAACGTCGTGAGACAGTTCGGTCCCTATCTGCCGTGGGCGTTGGAAGATTGAAAGAATTTACTCCTAGTACGAGAGGACCGGAGTGAACGTATCTCTGGTGTTCGGGTTGTTATGCCAATAGCATTGCCCGGTAGCTAAATACGGAAAAGATAAGCGCTGAAAGCATATAAGCGCGAAACTTATCTTAAGATTAATCTTCCCTGAATTTTTATTAATTATTTATAAAAATTCCTTAAGGGACGTTAAAGACTATGACGTTGATAGGCTGAGTGTGTAAGCATAGTAATATGTTGAGCTAATCAGTACTAATAAACACCCGTGAGTCTTAACCTTACAACACCAGAATCGTTTAAATTTAATTATTAATTGATTAATTAATTATTTTATAGTTTAATATAAAATATTTCCTGGTATAAATAACGCAATGGTACCACCTGAATCCATTCCGAACTCAGAAGTGAAACGTTGTTGTGCCGATGGTAGTGTGAGGTTTGACCTCATGTAAGAGTAGGTAAATACCAGGAATAATAAAATAAATAATATGTAATGTATAAAAAAAAATCTTGTAAATATTCATTAAAAAAATTAAATACTTTTAATATAAATATTAAAGCTTGTAAAATTGTAAAAGTTAAAGATTTAAAACAATTATGTTTATTATGGAATGAATATAAAAAAAAAAAATTTCCTTGTATAATTTTAGGAGAAGGTAGTAATGTTTTATTTTTAAAAAATTTTTACGGTTTAGTTATTATTAATAGAATTAAAGGTATGTATATAATTGAATCTAAAAAATACTGGCATTTACATATAAATTCTGGAGAAAATTGGCATAAACTTGTAAAATTTACAATTAAAAATAAAATTTATGGTTTAGAAAATCTAGCTCTTATTCCGGGATGTGTAGGTTCTGCTCCAATTCAAAATATTGGTGCTTATGGTTCTAGTATACAAGATTTTTGTAAATATGTAGATATCATCGATCCTATCAGTAAAAAAATTAGAAGAATTAATAAAGAAAAATGTAATTTTAAATATAGAGATAGTATTTTTAAATACAGTTATAAAAATTATATAATCATTTCTATAGGGTTATCTTTATCTAAAAAATGGATTCCAAATTTAAATTATAATGATTTAAAAAAATTAAAATACAATAATGTTACTCCTAAAATAATTTTTAATTATATTTGTAATATTAGAAAAAAAAAAATTCCTCATCCTAAAATTCATGGTAATGCAGGAAGTTTTTTTAAAAATCCAATTATATCTCCTATATTAGGTTTAAAATTATTAAAAATATTTTCTGATATGCCTTTTACTTTAGAAAAAAATAATTTTAAGTTATCTGCAGGATGGTTAATTGATAAATGTAAATTTAAAGGATATATAAGAAATGGAGTAATGGTATATTCAAAACAATCTCTAGTTATTATAAATAAATTTAATAATTCATCAGGAATAGATATTCTTAAATTAGCCATAAAAATATATAATACAGTAGGAAAAAAATTTGGAATCTGGTTAGAACCAGAAATTAAAATTATAGGTAATTATGGAGAAAT is from Enterobacteriaceae endosymbiont of Donacia bicoloricornis and encodes:
- the murB gene encoding UDP-N-acetylmuramate dehydrogenase, translating into MYKKKSCKYSLKKLNTFNINIKACKIVKVKDLKQLCLLWNEYKKKKFPCIILGEGSNVLFLKNFYGLVIINRIKGMYIIESKKYWHLHINSGENWHKLVKFTIKNKIYGLENLALIPGCVGSAPIQNIGAYGSSIQDFCKYVDIIDPISKKIRRINKEKCNFKYRDSIFKYSYKNYIIISIGLSLSKKWIPNLNYNDLKKLKYNNVTPKIIFNYICNIRKKKIPHPKIHGNAGSFFKNPIISPILGLKLLKIFSDMPFTLEKNNFKLSAGWLIDKCKFKGYIRNGVMVYSKQSLVIINKFNNSSGIDILKLAIKIYNTVGKKFGIWLEPEIKIIGNYGEINPCVFFKKK